Proteins from a genomic interval of Candidatus Nanosynbacter sp. HMT-352:
- a CDS encoding L-lactate dehydrogenase — MNKQKLLIVGGGGMVGATAAYACALRSVIEEIVLIDRNEDLAWGQAADINDAMGIDRNVVVHTGNYSDINDDDIVVITAGAPQLPGQTRLELIDVNAKIMRDIVKNIMANGAKPYLVIVSNPVDVLTYVALKESGLPKNRVFGTGTTLDTSRMKSYLADAFNVDSKAVDAYILGEHGDSSFSTIETAQIGEVPIREYPGFTEEMIDGIEQKVRDRAYRVIETKKSTYFAIGFVVSKIVSALRKSTHTVYPVCSLAEGEYGLNNVVLGLPSTISSDGVKILAGYPLTEREKESLNKSAGIIAEMISHLDKAENC, encoded by the coding sequence GTGAATAAACAGAAATTGCTAATTGTTGGCGGCGGTGGAATGGTCGGTGCAACGGCGGCTTATGCGTGCGCATTGCGTAGTGTTATTGAAGAAATTGTGTTGATTGACCGTAATGAGGATTTAGCTTGGGGTCAAGCGGCTGACATCAATGACGCGATGGGAATTGACAGAAATGTCGTGGTTCATACGGGGAATTATTCTGATATCAATGACGACGACATCGTTGTGATTACCGCGGGTGCGCCGCAACTTCCTGGTCAGACTCGGTTGGAGCTGATTGACGTTAACGCAAAAATTATGCGTGATATTGTGAAAAATATTATGGCGAATGGCGCGAAGCCGTATTTGGTAATTGTCAGTAATCCGGTTGATGTTCTGACTTACGTGGCGCTTAAGGAATCTGGTTTGCCGAAAAATCGCGTGTTCGGGACGGGTACGACGCTTGATACTTCGCGAATGAAGTCGTATTTGGCAGATGCATTCAATGTCGATAGTAAAGCGGTTGATGCTTATATTTTGGGCGAGCATGGCGATTCGTCGTTTTCGACAATTGAAACGGCGCAAATTGGTGAAGTGCCGATTAGGGAATATCCTGGATTTACAGAGGAAATGATTGACGGAATTGAGCAGAAGGTTCGCGACCGAGCGTATCGGGTGATTGAAACAAAGAAATCGACATATTTTGCAATTGGGTTTGTTGTGTCTAAGATTGTTTCAGCGCTCCGAAAATCGACGCACACGGTTTATCCCGTTTGCTCTTTGGCTGAGGGTGAATATGGCTTGAATAATGTTGTACTTGGATTGCCATCAACAATCAGTAGCGACGGCGTGAAGATTTTGGCGGGCTATCCACTTACCGAGCGAGAAAAAGAGTCGCTGAATAAATCCGCTGGAATTATCGCGGAAATGATTTCTCATCTTGATAAAGCAGAAAATTGCTGA
- the rpsJ gene encoding 30S ribosomal protein S10, translating into MAQDTGIKIRIRLKAYDHKVIDQSAKQIIDTAIRTGANVAGPVPLPTRRSTYTVVKSPHVYKTGGESYECRVHKRLIDITNATPKTIDSLQNLNLPAGVDAEIRM; encoded by the coding sequence ATGGCTCAAGATACAGGAATTAAAATCCGTATTCGTCTGAAGGCTTATGACCACAAAGTCATCGACCAATCAGCAAAACAAATTATCGACACCGCAATTCGCACAGGTGCTAACGTTGCTGGTCCAGTGCCTTTGCCAACTCGACGCAGCACTTACACCGTCGTAAAGAGTCCGCACGTTTACAAGACTGGTGGTGAATCTTACGAGTGCCGCGTTCATAAGCGTCTGATTGACATTACAAATGCTACACCAAAGACGATTGACAGCTTGCAGAACTTGAATTTGCCAGCTGGCGTTGATGCTGAAATTCGTATGTAA
- the tuf gene encoding elongation factor Tu, whose product MADAFDRSKPHVNVGTMGHVDHGKTTLTAAITAVLAKRLPSAVNKPVAYDQIDNAPEEKQRGITIASSHQEYESKNRHYAHVDMPGHADYVKNMITGAAQVDGAVLVIAATDGPMPQTREHVLLAKQVGVPKIVVFLNKMDMADEEMVELIEEEVRELLEKNGFDKDAPIIKGSALKALEGDEKYEDAIMELVDAMDSYIPEPARDMDKPFIMPIEDVFSIKGRGTVATGRIEQGVVKLNDEVEIVGLKPTQKSVVTGIEAFKKSLDQGQAGDNAGVLLRGIERSDIERGQVLAKPGTITPHTEFEAEVYILKKEEGGRHTPFSKGYKPQFYFRTTDVTGEVELPADKEMVMPGDTVTFKVKLLAPIAMEQGLNFAIREGGRTVGAGVVTKINK is encoded by the coding sequence ATGGCAGATGCATTTGACCGAAGCAAACCGCACGTTAACGTTGGTACAATGGGCCACGTTGACCACGGTAAGACTACGCTGACTGCTGCGATTACTGCAGTGTTGGCAAAGCGCCTACCAAGCGCAGTTAACAAACCTGTTGCGTACGACCAGATCGACAACGCACCAGAAGAGAAGCAACGTGGTATTACTATCGCGTCTTCACACCAAGAGTATGAATCAAAGAATCGTCACTATGCACACGTTGACATGCCAGGACACGCTGACTACGTCAAGAACATGATCACCGGTGCTGCTCAGGTTGACGGTGCGGTATTAGTTATCGCTGCAACTGACGGCCCAATGCCTCAGACTCGTGAGCACGTTTTGCTTGCAAAGCAGGTTGGTGTGCCAAAGATCGTTGTCTTCTTGAACAAGATGGACATGGCTGACGAAGAAATGGTTGAGCTGATCGAAGAAGAAGTTCGCGAACTTCTTGAAAAGAACGGCTTCGACAAAGATGCTCCAATCATCAAGGGTTCTGCTCTTAAGGCTCTTGAAGGTGACGAGAAATACGAAGACGCTATTATGGAATTGGTTGACGCAATGGACAGCTACATTCCAGAGCCAGCACGTGACATGGACAAACCGTTCATTATGCCAATTGAGGACGTCTTCTCAATTAAGGGTCGTGGTACAGTAGCAACTGGTCGTATCGAGCAAGGTGTTGTTAAATTGAACGACGAAGTTGAAATCGTTGGTTTGAAGCCAACTCAGAAGTCAGTTGTAACTGGTATTGAGGCCTTCAAGAAATCTCTTGACCAAGGTCAAGCAGGTGACAACGCAGGTGTCTTGCTACGTGGTATTGAGCGCAGCGACATTGAGCGCGGTCAAGTTTTGGCAAAGCCAGGCACAATTACTCCACATACTGAGTTTGAAGCTGAAGTTTACATCTTGAAGAAGGAAGAAGGCGGTCGCCACACTCCATTCTCAAAGGGCTACAAGCCACAGTTCTACTTCCGCACAACTGACGTTACTGGTGAAGTTGAATTGCCAGCTGACAAAGAAATGGTTATGCCAGGCGACACTGTAACCTTCAAGGTTAAGTTGCTTGCACCAATCGCTATGGAGCAAGGTTTGAACTTTGCTATCCGCGAAGGTGGCCGTACAGTTGGCGCTGGTGTTGTTACAAAGATTAACAAATAA
- the rplC gene encoding 50S ribosomal protein L3: protein MKTLLGTKLGMTQLLAEDGKAIPVTLIQAGPVTVTQVKTVETDGYNAVQVAFGEGKNLSKAVAGHVKPAQVTPKHIREFRVDQIPEDLKVGSEINVSAFEVGDFVDATGTSKGKGFAGTIKRHNFKRHRKTHGGKGNTRKPGSIGSMYPQKVFKGKTMAGHMGHERVTVKNLEVAYVDPETNLIGVKGAVPGPRKGLIILGGNK from the coding sequence GTGAAAACACTTCTCGGTACCAAACTTGGTATGACCCAGCTCTTGGCTGAAGACGGCAAAGCCATTCCGGTAACGCTGATCCAAGCCGGCCCTGTCACCGTTACTCAGGTGAAGACTGTCGAAACCGACGGTTACAATGCGGTACAGGTAGCTTTTGGAGAGGGTAAGAACCTGAGCAAGGCCGTGGCTGGACACGTTAAGCCAGCCCAAGTGACCCCGAAACATATTCGGGAATTCCGTGTCGACCAGATTCCAGAGGATCTGAAAGTTGGCAGTGAAATTAATGTTTCCGCGTTTGAAGTCGGCGATTTTGTCGATGCGACCGGAACCAGCAAAGGTAAAGGTTTCGCTGGAACCATTAAACGCCACAACTTTAAGCGTCATCGTAAGACGCACGGTGGTAAAGGTAATACTCGTAAGCCAGGTTCAATTGGCTCGATGTATCCACAAAAAGTTTTCAAGGGTAAGACGATGGCTGGCCACATGGGTCACGAGCGTGTTACTGTTAAGAACTTGGAAGTGGCATATGTTGATCCAGAGACCAATCTAATCGGGGTTAAGGGCGCTGTTCCTGGACCACGAAAGGGGCTGATTATTTTAGGAGGTAACAAGTAA